From a single Stomoxys calcitrans chromosome 4, idStoCalc2.1, whole genome shotgun sequence genomic region:
- the LOC106085329 gene encoding retinol dehydrogenase 13-like: MKIADLLNKFLCRDQVQILCFEGGSMFEFAFWSLASLLSVWAFYKWREGPSYRKTNRIDGKVVIVTGSNTGIGKEIALELAKRGGRVYLACRDFQKCEKARQEIIQLTGNKNIFNRTLDLASLQSVREFAAKFNQEENRLDILINNAGIMATPRKLTVDGYEQQFAVNHLGHFLLTNLLLDKLKASAPSRIVVLSSLAHIFGRIQKEDINSEKSYNPFTAYGQSKLANILFTRKLAKMLKDSNAQVDVNCLHPGSVQSELTRNNILLKVGSALGSKLVLRSTKGGAQTALYLALDPELEGVSGGYYDRMTRPRIAKKARDDEMADWLWKKSEEMVALKKKN; the protein is encoded by the coding sequence ATGAAAATTGCCGATTTGCTCAACAAATTTCTGTGCCGTGATCAAGTGCAAATTTTGTGCTTCGAAGGTGGTTCCATGTTTGAGTTTGCCTTCTGGAGTTTGGCCTCTTTGCTATCAGTGTGGGCTTTTTACAAGTGGCGCGAGGGTCCCTCTTACCGCAAAACTAATCGCATAGATGGCAAGGTGGTTATTGTCACCGGCAGCAATACCGGCATAGGCAAAGAGATTGCCTTGGAATTGGCCAAACGTGGTGGCCGAGTTTACCTGGCCTGCCGTGATTTCCAGAAATGTGAAAAAGCTCGCCAAGAAATCATTCAGCTAACGggtaacaaaaacatttttaatcgcACCTTGGACTTGGCCTCTTTACAATCGGTGCGTGAGTTTGCTGCCAAATTTAATCAGGAGGAAAATCGTTTGGATATTCTTATCAATAATGCTGGCATTATGGCCACACCACGCAAACTAACCGTCGATGGTTATGAGCAGCAGTTTGCGGTAAATCATTTGGGTCACTTTTTACTCACCAATTTGCTGTTGGACAAGTTAAAAGCCTCGGCTCCCAGTCGTATAGTAGTCCTTAGCTCTTTGGCTCATATCTTTGGTCGCATACAAAAGGAGGATATTAACAGTGAGAAGAGCTATAATCCTTTTACAGCCTATGGCCAAAGTAAATTGGCCAATATTTTATTTACCagaaaattggcaaaaatgCTCAAGGACTCAAATGCCCAAGTCGATGTGAATTGTTTACACCCGGGCTCAGTGCAAAGTGAATTGACACGcaataatatattattgaaGGTGGGCAGTGCCTTGGGCTCTAAATTGGTGTTACGCTCCACCAAGGGTGGAGCCCAAACAGCTTTGTATTTGGCTTTGGATCCTGAATTGGAAGGTGTTTCAGGAGGTTATTATGATCGCATGACTAGGCCACGCATAGCGAAGAAGGCACGAGATGATGAAATGGCCGACTGGTTGTGGAAGAAGAGTGAAGAAATGGTAGCATTGAAGAAAAAGAATTGA